Proteins co-encoded in one Arachis hypogaea cultivar Tifrunner chromosome 11, arahy.Tifrunner.gnm2.J5K5, whole genome shotgun sequence genomic window:
- the LOC114924665 gene encoding uncharacterized protein, whose product MYMSGYRRVATVLLEVVASLDIWIWHAFFEIFGSNNDINVFDLSPVFNDNLNDRTPKVNCTINGDNYTMRYYLTDSIYPEWTTFVTSISKPQRQERKLFVQCQERQRKDVERAFRVLQVHYAIICGPTHF is encoded by the coding sequence ATGTATATGAGTGGTTATCGTAGGGTTGCAACTGTATTACTTGAGGTTGTAGCATCTTTAGACATTTGGATATGGCATGCATTCTTTGAAATTTTTGGTTCAAATAATGATATCAACGTATTTGATCTTTCACCAGTATTCAATGATAATCTAAATGATCGTACTCCGAAGGTAAATTGCACTATCAATGGTGATAATTATACTATGAGATACTATTTAACGGATAGTATTTATCCTGAATGGACCACATTTGTCACATCAATATCAAAGCCACAAAGGCAGGAACGCAAGTTATTTGTACAATGccaagaaagacaaagaaaagatgTAGAGCGAGCATTCAGAGTATTGCAAGTACACTATGCAATTATATGTGGTCCAAcccacttttga
- the LOC112720779 gene encoding phosphatidylglycerophosphate phosphatase PTPMT2 translates to MRIEELKCGGEVEGNGEEERSSSFRGYDAKKVLVGAGARALFYPTLLYNVVRNKIQAEFRWWDKVDEFILLGAVPFPIDVPRLKELGVRGVVTLNESYETLVPTTLYYAHGIDHLVIPTRDYCFAPSLHDICRAVDFIHENALSGHTTYVHCKAGRGRSTTVVICYLVHHKLMTPEGAYDYVKSIRPRVLLASSQWQAVQDYYRYLIGRRFVAHAPFADLFVKTKASEAAIASRNHMMFDDNSVVVITESDLEGYDPSIQLQTMPGEIWADLSVVYRVGVAGRAALARISCLWLQCGPNQKISAEKLTSDDSCSIRSNSNNLGGISINIHVY, encoded by the exons ATGCGTATAGAAGAATTGAAGTGTGGTGGTGAGGTGGAAGGAAATGGAGAGGAAGAGAGGTCATCAAGCTTTAGGGGCTATGATGCAAAGAAGGTTTTGGTTGGAGCGGGGGCTCGCGCGCTTTTCTATCCCACGCTGCTTTACAATGTTGTAAGGAACAAGATTCAGGCCGAATTTCGATGGTGGGATAAGGTTGACGAG ttCATATTATTAGGTGCTGTTCCATTTCCAATTGATGTTCCCCGTCTGAAGGAGCTTGGTGTTCGTGGGGTTGTCACATTGAATGAGTCATATGAGACTTTGGTTCCAACCACATTATATTAT GCTCATGGAATTGACCATCTAGTGATTCCTACTAGAGATTACTGTTTTGCTCCATCGTTGCATGATATATGCCGTGCTGTGGACTTCATACATG AAAATGCATTATCTGGACACACTACATATGTCCACTGCAAAGCTGGGCGTGGTCGCAGCACAACTGTTGTTATTTGTTATCTG GTGCACCACAAACTAATGACCCCGGAGGGTGCATATGATTATGTGAAGTCAATTCGGCCAAGGGTGCTTTTGGCTTCATCTCAGTGGCAA GCTGTTCAGGATTACTACCGCTACCTCATCGGGAGAAGATTTGTTGCACATGCACCTTTCGCAGATCTATTTGTAAAGACTAAGGCTTCCGAGGCTGCAATAGCTTCAAGAAATCATATGATGTTTGACGATAATTCTGTAGTTGTGATAACTGAGTCCGATCTTGAAGGATATGATCCAAGCATTCAATTGCAAACTATGCCTGGTGAAATTTGGGCAGATTTAAGTGTGGTTTACCGTGTAGGGGTTGCTGGACGGGCAGCACTGGCAAGAATCTCATGCCTTTGGCTGCAGTGTGGTCCTAACCAGAAGATTTCTGCGGAGAAACTTACCAGTGATGACAGTTGCTCAATCCGGAGTAATAGTAATAATTTGGGAGGAATTAGTATCAATATCCATGTGTATTGA